The segment AACCGATCGCGCTTCTTGGGTAGACAGTTCAAAGTTAGGAATAGCCACTACAGGAATCACGTCTAAATGCCAAGGAATGGGGCAAATTTGCCAGTTTCCCGCCTCTCCTACCGATAATTGACAGTTCCCTAGTAACGCAGGAACCACGTTATCGGGATGGCCTTCCATTGCGATCGCTAGTTCCATTACTTCTGAGGAAGATAGAGGGTTTCCCGCTAATTCATTAGCCCCCACTAACCCCCCCACAATAGCGGTGGCCGAACTCCCTAACCCTCTGGCCAGGGGAACACCTAGTTGAACGTGAATAGCGATTTTAGGGACAGTTTTCCCGAGATGGTGATAAAATCGAGCAAAGGACTGATAAGCTAGGTTAGTTTCGTCCGTTGTCACCCGTGAGGCTTCTGTGCCTGTAACAGTGATGGTTAGGTCAGACGCTGCTTCTGGCACGAGGGTAAACTGAAATTGATTATAAACCGTCAACGCTGCACCAATGCAGTCAAAACCCGGACCTAAATTAGCCGTTGTCCCCGGAACCGAAACCGTAACACTAGATATCATTCACCATCACCAATAATACTATTCTTTAGTATAGTTCAGAAGCACAATCCCTACTACGGGTATTTAATGAGTTGATTAATTATCTTGTAATCGTATTAACTATTTTAGCTTAAAATTTATCAAGCGATCGCTATCTCATCAATGCTTGAAAACCTGCTTGTGTAAAATGTTTATCAAAAGTTAATGCTTGAGTTACTTGATTTTGTTTCATAACAACAAAAGAAAAACAGTCAACTAACCCCCAAGATTTATCCTGATGGTTTTTATATAAGCTTAAAGCCTGATTAAATAAATCAGGAGTTAAACGGATAAGTTCTACATCATCAGAATTTAAGAAAGTTTCTATTAATTTCACTGCTTCTTTTTTATAATTGTTTGATAAAGCATTACCAAACTCTAAAAGAATTGCATCAGTTGTAATTAAAGGATAATTGTCAAATTGTTGAGCCAATTGTAAAGCTACGGTATGATATTGATCTCGTTTATTAATCAAAGCAACAAGAAACCAAGTATCAACAAAAACTTTAGTCCTCACCAACCTCTCTCCCAAAACGAGCAGCAAGTTGAACGGAGAAATCTTCAGGTGCATCAATTGAGATTTTCTGTAATTCAGTCATTAAACTCGGCTTTTTAGTAGTATTTTCTTCACTTTCTAAAGTTTCAATCATTGTATAAACCTGATTAAGTTGTTCTTCAGTCAGATTCTGGAGTTTTTCTTGAATAATCTTTTTAGTAGTCATAGTCATTAAGTGCAGAACTTTATTTTGATTATACAGTATAGGATTAGCAATACCTACCTTGATTATACTACGATAATACTTATTGGGTTAATTAATTATTTTGTAGGGATCAACGAACCGTTAATCCCTAGAGGTTTGAGGAGGGTTATTTATCCATTTTTTTCTGTTGTGTATGTCGGAATAACTCACACTCCTATTTTAGCTTCTTCTGCTTCTAATCTAGCTAAAGTTGTAGCAGCATCCGCTAAATACATGGATAATGTGACTCTTTTTTGAGGATCTTTTTCTCTCCAAAGATCATTAGCATAAATCATCACTCGATTACGATAAGCTTGAATGGACTCTGAATCATCTAATGTCATCATAATTCTCTTTTTAATAAGTATTAAAATCAAAAGGAAAGCGATTAAGTCGAATACGAAGGAGTTGTTTTTCTGGTTCTGAATAAATAAACCTGACTTCTAACAACTCATCTTCTAATAGTGTAACGGTTTGCTGTGCTTCTGGAGGGTTAACCGATTGATGAAAAGCAATAACCGTATATTGACCTGATTCTAGATGAGCAAATTGAGCATCTGCATAACGCAAGTTTACCGACTTATGCTGGATAATTGTATCGTCCTGTTTTAAGATAGCTACGAAAATCACCCCATCAACAGATGTCATCGCATTTTCATTTTGGTTACGAATGGTAACGATCATGACAGAGATTGCCTCTAAGAAGAAATATCACCTAAATGATCAGGAGTCTTTCTCCCTTTATCTTTTTTGATTCTATCTAGAAATTCTGGATAATTATCCAGATCTTCTATTGAATCTAGAGGCGGATTATTTATCCATTTTTTTCTGCATCAACTCTATCAACAAAAGTATAAAAAGCATCATTATCTTCTCGATGAGATAAGATATATTGTCTCAACTCTTTAAGATTCGTTGTCTTAAAATCAGGTTTAGTCATCAGCATACCTCCAATTACTATTAGGATATAATCACTCTAATAAGTTAAGAGACTTTTTAAGAGCAATTCTTACTTGTTTGATAGAGTTCAATGATAAAATTCCTAATTTTTTTTGAAAAACGGTTGGATTAACAGTTGCTATTTTATCTGTTCTAATTAGGGAACTTTTCTTAAGTCCAGTTTGATTAAATTCAGGATCTTTATCAGAAATTAAAACCCAAGTTTCTCGTAGATTTTTATCAGGTATTTTTGAGAAAATTCCTAAGATAATCGCTTCTTCTCGATGAATTGCAATAACTAAAGCTGGTCTAAGTTTATTAGCAGTTAAATCACTAAATGGGAAACAAACTAACCAAATCTCATTAATTTTAGGGATCATTATTATAAATATCCTCCTCTGGATCATCCCACTCTTGAAACCCTGTTTCTGCCAATTGCATAAAATCTTTTATTTCCAGGTTTTCCTCAATTTCATTAATCAGTTCCTTGATTTCTTTGATTGGGAGTTGCATAATCATATCTTTTATTTCTGCTTTTGTAATGTTCATAATTACAGTTTTGTGTTTTAATTATAGTGAAATTCATGACAAATAGGGTAAGCAATGCTTACCTCAATTATACTACAATATTATTGAATGGGTTGATTAATTATTTTGTAGGGATCAATGGCTGTTGACCCTAATCACCATTTAGAAGGGTTATTAGGATAGAATTGATCTAATTTCCAAGATAAAATGGTATAATTCTGTTTTGATTACTACAATGTTTCTCAATTTATGCGTCCTTTATTTGATTTTGCTTACTTTCCTAACTGGCCACAAACTTTAGATGAATTAGATGACTTAGCTCAAGAGGAAACTTGGGAATATAAGCATACACCAACACGAAAACCAAAACCGATCTTAGCAAGTTATTTCAATTATACATTTAAAAGATTATTGGAAGAAAATAAAGTTGTTGAGCAAGAAGATAAAGCTTGTTTTAATACTGGATTAGTGACTGATAATCAAGAGGACATTTTTGCCTTTTTTGAGCAAAATAGGAATAATCCTAGTCAGTGGAAATTTAAGCAATTTTTAAAAGAAAGTGATTATTTATTAAGAAGCTTTAATCCCTTACCCGATAGAGCTAGTTATTTTGATGATCCTACCAATCTTATCTATGATATTCGTTTGGGTCATCCTCGGATAGATTATGATCATATTAAAAATAGAACAGAAAATAGAAATAGGTTTCCTCAAAAATATCAATCAATGAATGATCATGAATTGCAGGTACTATTAGAAGGTGCTGTTAAATTAGCAATTAAGCGAGTAATGAGAAATTATAAAGCAGCAGTACCCCAGTTTTTCTGGGATAGAAATGCTAAGGTAGGAGAATTACAATTGCTTTTACCACTCTGTCTCAGTTCACCATTAAAAGCTGATGTTGCATTAGTTATTAATAGAACAGAGTATGTGTATTCAGGGGAAACAATTTTAACTTTAGATATGGCATATAATAATGCTAGGCTTTTAGCAAAACCTGATACAGAATGGTTACAACCATAATTATTTTGTTAACCATAACCATATTGCTCTTAAAGAGAAACAACAATCAATGGTAAAGTTTCTGAATTTCCAATAATCCTTTCCATCACTAATTTTGGTTTCAATCCCAAATATCTTAAAATCTCATAAATACGATCCCTCGTGTTGCTAAAAGTTCCATCATCACGTTGATTTGTATCTGAATGATTACATCCTTCTCCTTGGGGTAGTTTATACTCTTTACGAATAAGATTATGATGATAAACTGCATTACGTCGCCAACACAGAATTGTTAATTTTTCAAAAACCTCGCATCTACTTAATTTAGATAAAATTTCATTAGTGTTTTCTGGATTCTTCTTATTGTCAAAAAGAGTTTTAGTTTGATAACTATCCCAAGCTGATGAATCATATATAAATGCAATAGTTTCAGCAAAAGATAACTCTCCTGTAAACCATTTACTTTTGGACTTATTTTCTAATTTATTTAATTTATGTTCTTTCGAGTTATCAATAATCCAGTTAGGGTAACGATTTCTATCTTTATACCAATCGATAGTTTGGAAATGTTGAGTATAATGTAAATCGACTGCACATCTTAAACTATCTTCCAAAACATTGAATGCAAGATAAAGAAAGGCATATTCTCGTAAAGAACGATTATATTCTCCTTTAACCATTCCCCAAAGTCTGTTAGGATCAAGTAGAGCCTGTTCACGATCTGATAAAGGACTCCTTTTATTTTTAGCTTGATTACGCTCTGAAGAAAGTTGACTATAGCTGTTTTTGAGGCGATCATGGTGACAATAACTCAGAAACTGCTTAATCTGAGATTCTACGGGATGATTACGAGGAATACCGAGAGATCTGCATAGATTTCTATAAAACTCTTCAGACCAAACAACACCCATATAAATTAACTTAAAAATTTGCCCAGGGGTATTTCACCCTGGATACGGCATTACGAATATATTTAGCAATTAAGTAACCCGTTTATGTTCTCCATTTATATTAGATCAATTTGATGTGAATGTCAACTCTAGTCTTTCTTTTTTCGATTGAGTATATCAATGAATACTAATACTCTTACCCAAAAAACTTAAGAAAACCCTAAACACCGCTACACAAGAAACTTGATACCCTAAGAAGGGATACCCTAAAAAGTCCTCATCGCAACATCTTAAGTAAACGTGAAGAAAAGGAGACACTGAATGTTAGAAAACTATCATAAACACGCAGCAGAAAGAGCAAAACTTGGCATCCCTCCCTTACCCTTAAGCGCAGAACAAACCTCCCAACTCTGTGAACTGTTAAAAAAACCCCCAGAAGACCAAAAAGAAGAACTTTTGATGTTATTACGCGATAGAGTTCCCCCTGGTGTAGATGAAGCAGCTTATGTTAAAGCAGGGTTTTTAACGGGTATTGCCAAGGGTGAGATAACCTGTCCCCTTATTTCCCGTCAAGACGCGATAGACTTATTAGGGACGATGATGGGCGGTTATAATGTACAATCGTTGGTAGATCTCCTCAAATCTTCCGATAGCACCCTCGCAGCAACCGCAGCAACCGCATTAAGCAAAACTCTGTTAGTCTTTGATGTCTTCAATGAGGTTTTAGAACTCTCCGAAACCAACCCCCACGCAAAACAAGTCATTGACGCATGGTCTGACGCTTCTTGGTTCATTAGTAAACCCAAAGTACCCGAACGCATCATCGTCACCGTCTTTAAAGTCCCTGGAGAAACTAATACAGACGACCTATCTCCTGCTCCCCATGCAACCACTAGACCCGATATTCCCCTCCATGCGTTGGTGATGTTAGAGTCAAAAATGCCAGAAGGCATCGCAACCATTGCCAGACTCAAAGAAAAGGGCTATCCTGTAGCCTACGTTGGGGATGTAGTGGGGACAGGTTCCTCCCGTAAATCAGCGATTAACTCAGTTTTATGGCACATTGGCGATGATATTCCCTTTGTTCCCAATAAACGCGCAGGAGGTTACATTTTAGGCGGAAAAATTGCCCCTATTTTCTTTAATACAGCAGAGGACTCTGGTGCATTCCCTATCGAATGCGATGTCAGTGAGATGGAAACGGGAGACGTTATCATCATCTATCCCTACAAAGGAGAGATAACCAACGAAGCAGGAGAATTAATCGCTACTTTCACCGCAAAACCTGACACTATTCTAGACGAAGTTCGCGCAGGGGGACGCATTCCCCTACTCATTGGACGCGGGTTAACCGATAAAACCCGTCATGCGTTAGGACTCGAACCTAGCACTGTTTTTGTTCGTCCTAGTATTCCTGAAGATACGGGTAAAGGCTTTACTTTAGGGCAAAAAATGGTCGGAAAAGCTTGTGGTTTACCTGGGGTCAGACCTGGAACCTCTTGCGAACCCATCATGACTACTGTTGGTTCCCAAGATACCACCGGACCGATGACCCGTGATGAATTAAAAGAACTCGCTTGTTTAGGGTTTAATGCAGACTTCACCCTCCAAAGTTTCTGTCATACTGCTGCGTATCCCAAACCCGTAGACATCAAAACCCATCACGAGTTACCGGACTTCTTTTCGACTCGTGGGGGGGTTGCCTTGCGTCCTGGGGATGGTATCATTCACTCCTGGTTAAACCGGATGTTATTACCCGATACGGTAGGGACAGGGGGTGACTCCCATACTCGTTTCCCCTTGGGGATATCTTTCCCCGCAGGTTCCGGTTTAGTCGCATTTGCCGCAGCATTAGGGGTGATGCCCTTAGATATGCCAGAATCAGTGTTAGTTAAGTTTAGTGGGGAATTGCAACCTGGAGTAACCTTACGCGATATTGTTAATGCTATTCCTTGGGTAGCTATGCAGCAAGGTAAATTAACTGTTGCTAAAGAGAACAAAATTAATGTTTTTAATGGCCGTATTATGGAGATGGAAGGTTTACCAGATTTAAAAGTTGAACAGGCTTTTGAATTAACGGATGCAACGGCAGAACGGTCCTGTGCAGGGTCAACTATTAAGTTAGGAACAGAGACTATTGCTGAATATTTGCGGTCAAATATTGCCCTCATTAAAAATATGGTAGCGCGGGGATATAAAGATTCTCGAACCTTGATGCGTCGTGCGGCTAAAATGGAACAATGGTTACAAAATCCTGTGTTGATGGAAGCGGATAAAGATGCAGAATATGCTGATATTATTGAAGTCAATTTAAGCGAGATCAAAGAACCGATTGTGGCTGCACCCAATGACCCTGATAATGTTAAATTAATGTCCGAATGTGCAGGGGACAAAGTAGATGAAGTGTTCATCGGTTCTTGTATGACCAATATTGGTCATTACCGCGCGGCTGCTAAAATTTTAGAGGGTGCAGGCCGTATTAAATCTGTTTTGTGGATATGTCCCCCTACCCGAATGGATGAAAAACAGCTACGGGAAGAGGGGGTTTATGGCATTTTTGCGGCTGCGGGTGCCAGAACAGAAATGCCTGGATGTTCCCTATGTATGGGCAACCAAGCAAGGGTAGAAGACAATGCAACGGTCTTTTCTACCTCTACCCGTAACTTTAACAATCGTATGGGTAAAGGTGCAAGGGTTTACCTCGGTTCTGCTGAATTAGCTGCGGTGTGTGCCTTATTAGGAAAAATCCCCACTGTTGAGGAATATATGGCTATTGTTACCGAAAAAATTGATCCTTTTGCAGGTGAATTGTACCGTTATTTGAACTTCAATGAAATTGAAGGATTTGAAGAGGAAGGACGGGTTATTCCCTTAGAAGAAATGCCCAAGATTGAGGATATTTTAGGCATTCCTGCGGGGGTTTTAAGTTAAGATGGTAGGGTGGGCATTGCCCACCTTAACCTAAATTTTGAGGTAAAATTAATGTGAAGTATCAAGTTAAATTTAAACCTAAAGCTATTAAAGAGTTAGAAAAATTGTCATCTCACGATAAAAGTCAAATCATTGCTAAAATTGACATGATGGCAGATAATTTACAAGGGGATGTCAAAAAGCTAACCAACTTTTTCCCACAATATTGATTAAGAGTCGGTAATTATCGAGTGTTATTTGATATTGAAGATGATACTTTAATGGTTTACCGAGTCAAACATCGGCAAAACGCCTATAATTAAATTAAGGAGATAAACATGATTGAATTACATCCTGAATTTTTAACTAAGAATGGTAAAAAAGAATTTGTTGTTTTATCTTACGAAGAATTTCTTAAAATTCAAGAGTTATTAGAAGATTTAGAAGATTTGGAAGATTTAAGAAAAGCAAAAGAGGAGGAAAAAAATAGTCCTTCCTATTCATTAGATGAGGTCAAAGAACTATTGAACATCAGAGAGTTACCAGAAAAAAAGGATAAAATATGAAAGAGTTACCAGATACTAAGACTTTACTCGATTAGCACAAAAAACTTTTCTGTAATTAAACGTCATCAACTTAACTTTATTGTTTTTAATGATAAAAAAGAGGAGATTATATTATGTATAAAATCATAAAATATAGAGAATTAATTAAAAATATTTTAACAGAATATGATCAGTTAGTTCATAAATCTCCTGATTATAATACTGAAACTTGTTTAGTATTTGATGAAACTCATGATCATTATCTGTGGTTAACAGTTGATTGGAAAGAGGATAAACGACTAAAATCAACTCATGTTCATATTCGCATTAAAAATGAGAAAATTTATATTGAGGAAGATTGGACTGAAGAAGGTATTGCTAATGAATTATTAAGGGAAGGTGTGCCAAAATCTGATATTGTGTTAGCTTTTCATGATCCCGAAACTCGTAAATTAACTGAGTTTGCAACTTCTTAATTGAAAGTGTGAAAAATCATATCAACTCACAACAAGAATTAGTAATTAGTTAAACAGAGGACAAAAATGATTGAGTTACATCCTAAATTTTTAACCCAAGATGGTCAAAAAGTGGCTATTTTACCTTATGATGAATTTTTAAAAGTTCAAGAAATTTTAGAAGATTTAGATGACTTAGAAGATTTAAGAAAGGCAAAAGAGAAGGAAAAAGAGAGTTCATCTTATTCTTTAGATGAAGTCAAGAAGATGACTAATATTGATTAGACTCTAAAATCATCAACAAAATAAGAATATTTTTTATGATTTCTTAATATTTCAAAGTCCAGTAGTCAGTATATTTTCTGACTTCCTAACAGCTTTATTTAAAAATAGAGAATAGTTTAAGTGTTACTACTGGAGAGAGGTTTAAGTAAATATAGTAATATTACAAGGTCAATATTCTACCTTCATTGTTGGGTTTTCCGATCTTGATTATTCACCCTAAAAATAGGTAAACTATAAAAATAGTCTTCTACCTAATCAATTATTGAACAAGCTTATTATGAATAACAATCAGCCAAAATTTGTAAAATTTGAAGTTCTATGTATTGATGACAAAGAAAAAGTAAGATTTAGTGATGAGACAAGATTTGAGCTTAATCTTCGGTCTGATGAGAAGTTATGCAGTCATGATATCACAGACCAAAGCAATGAATCTCATTCTTTTTATGATAAAACTAGAGAAATACAATGGATTATTCAAAAACTTGATACTGAAAGTGTTGCCAGTGATTTCTTCTCATCTGCTTACATTGTAACTGTTCAAGGAAAGCAAGAAGACCTTAAAAATATAAGATGGGATTTGCTGACTCATTTAAGAGATACTGGTTTTAGCCATTTAAGAATTTTAACAGACGAAATCTCTCAACATATTGCACTAGAAATATATCCACTCATTAATCAACTGGAAAACCAACTTAGACGTTATATTGTTAAATTCTTTATCACAAAAATAGGACTTAATTGGTGGGATATTACGGTAACACAGGATGTTCAAAAAAAATCTAGTTGGAGAATGAAAGATAGAG is part of the Rippkaea orientalis PCC 8801 genome and harbors:
- the acnB gene encoding bifunctional aconitate hydratase 2/2-methylisocitrate dehydratase encodes the protein MLENYHKHAAERAKLGIPPLPLSAEQTSQLCELLKKPPEDQKEELLMLLRDRVPPGVDEAAYVKAGFLTGIAKGEITCPLISRQDAIDLLGTMMGGYNVQSLVDLLKSSDSTLAATAATALSKTLLVFDVFNEVLELSETNPHAKQVIDAWSDASWFISKPKVPERIIVTVFKVPGETNTDDLSPAPHATTRPDIPLHALVMLESKMPEGIATIARLKEKGYPVAYVGDVVGTGSSRKSAINSVLWHIGDDIPFVPNKRAGGYILGGKIAPIFFNTAEDSGAFPIECDVSEMETGDVIIIYPYKGEITNEAGELIATFTAKPDTILDEVRAGGRIPLLIGRGLTDKTRHALGLEPSTVFVRPSIPEDTGKGFTLGQKMVGKACGLPGVRPGTSCEPIMTTVGSQDTTGPMTRDELKELACLGFNADFTLQSFCHTAAYPKPVDIKTHHELPDFFSTRGGVALRPGDGIIHSWLNRMLLPDTVGTGGDSHTRFPLGISFPAGSGLVAFAAALGVMPLDMPESVLVKFSGELQPGVTLRDIVNAIPWVAMQQGKLTVAKENKINVFNGRIMEMEGLPDLKVEQAFELTDATAERSCAGSTIKLGTETIAEYLRSNIALIKNMVARGYKDSRTLMRRAAKMEQWLQNPVLMEADKDAEYADIIEVNLSEIKEPIVAAPNDPDNVKLMSECAGDKVDEVFIGSCMTNIGHYRAAAKILEGAGRIKSVLWICPPTRMDEKQLREEGVYGIFAAAGARTEMPGCSLCMGNQARVEDNATVFSTSTRNFNNRMGKGARVYLGSAELAAVCALLGKIPTVEEYMAIVTEKIDPFAGELYRYLNFNEIEGFEEEGRVIPLEEMPKIEDILGIPAGVLS
- a CDS encoding XisI protein; this encodes MYKIIKYRELIKNILTEYDQLVHKSPDYNTETCLVFDETHDHYLWLTVDWKEDKRLKSTHVHIRIKNEKIYIEEDWTEEGIANELLREGVPKSDIVLAFHDPETRKLTEFATS
- the thrB gene encoding homoserine kinase; the encoded protein is MISSVTVSVPGTTANLGPGFDCIGAALTVYNQFQFTLVPEAASDLTITVTGTEASRVTTDETNLAYQSFARFYHHLGKTVPKIAIHVQLGVPLARGLGSSATAIVGGLVGANELAGNPLSSSEVMELAIAMEGHPDNVVPALLGNCQLSVGEAGNWQICPIPWHLDVIPVVAIPNFELSTQEARSVLPTQFSRADAIFNIARLGLLTRGLETGNPDWLTMALEDKIHQPYREKLITGYQEVKKAARDAGAHGMVISGAGPTLLALTDPNHGEAVVTAMANAWMQKGIEAEVRSLSLDNQGATILY
- a CDS encoding DUF3825 domain-containing protein, with amino-acid sequence MRPLFDFAYFPNWPQTLDELDDLAQEETWEYKHTPTRKPKPILASYFNYTFKRLLEENKVVEQEDKACFNTGLVTDNQEDIFAFFEQNRNNPSQWKFKQFLKESDYLLRSFNPLPDRASYFDDPTNLIYDIRLGHPRIDYDHIKNRTENRNRFPQKYQSMNDHELQVLLEGAVKLAIKRVMRNYKAAVPQFFWDRNAKVGELQLLLPLCLSSPLKADVALVINRTEYVYSGETILTLDMAYNNARLLAKPDTEWLQP
- a CDS encoding type II toxin-antitoxin system Phd/YefM family antitoxin, which gives rise to MIELHPEFLTKNGKKEFVVLSYEEFLKIQELLEDLEDLEDLRKAKEEEKNSPSYSLDEVKELLNIRELPEKKDKI
- a CDS encoding type II toxin-antitoxin system PemK/MazF family toxin; the encoded protein is MIPKINEIWLVCFPFSDLTANKLRPALVIAIHREEAIILGIFSKIPDKNLRETWVLISDKDPEFNQTGLKKSSLIRTDKIATVNPTVFQKKLGILSLNSIKQVRIALKKSLNLLE
- a CDS encoding type II toxin-antitoxin system RelE family toxin; protein product: MKYQVKFKPKAIKELEKLSSHDKSQIIAKIDMMADNLQGDVKKLTNFFPQY
- a CDS encoding type II toxin-antitoxin system VapC family toxin produces the protein MRTKVFVDTWFLVALINKRDQYHTVALQLAQQFDNYPLITTDAILLEFGNALSNNYKKEAVKLIETFLNSDDVELIRLTPDLFNQALSLYKNHQDKSWGLVDCFSFVVMKQNQVTQALTFDKHFTQAGFQALMR
- a CDS encoding DUF6887 family protein, with amino-acid sequence MLMTKPDFKTTNLKELRQYILSHREDNDAFYTFVDRVDAEKNG